The Aeoliella mucimassa genome includes the window ATTTCGACGTCTGTATCGCAGCTCCCGACATGATGAAAGTAGTTGGTCCTCTCGGCCGCGTGCTCGGCCCTCGCGGGTTGATGCCTTCGCCTCGTGCGGGCACCGTGACCCCCGATGTAGCCAAGACCGTCGAAGAATATAAGGCGGGTAAGGTTGAGTTCCGTAACGACAAGGGTGGCAACATCCACGCAATCGTTGGCAAGCTGAGCTTCGACTCGGACAAGCTTAACGAGAACATCCAGGCGTTCATCGATCGCATCATCAGCATGAAACCTTCTGCTGTGAAGGGTGTTTACGTGAAGAGCGTGCACCTGAGTGCGACCATGAGCCCGAGCGTTTGCGTAGCCATTTAATTCAACAGGGTGAGCAGCCTGGCTGATCACCAACCCCTGACCCCCCCGACTGTCATGAGTAAGCTTGTAAAAAACATGATTACCAACGAGCTAAAGTCTCGTTGGGATGGCGTGACCGACGCCCTGTTG containing:
- the rplA gene encoding 50S ribosomal protein L1, producing MPKLTKRLKASTAKKPKNPVPLAEAIETLKGYDATKFDQSVEVAMRLGVDHTQADQIVRGSIVLPNGIGKDQRVVVFAKGPQAEAATAAGADEVGDEELAKKILGGWTDFDVCIAAPDMMKVVGPLGRVLGPRGLMPSPRAGTVTPDVAKTVEEYKAGKVEFRNDKGGNIHAIVGKLSFDSDKLNENIQAFIDRIISMKPSAVKGVYVKSVHLSATMSPSVCVAI